A single region of the Acidobacteriota bacterium genome encodes:
- a CDS encoding glycosyltransferase 87 family protein, with protein MAESATVPSRRSLTYVDGVGLWCALGYAALALLARQPGEPDLRAFLVLAAWTGLPAFGLFFHFHRAGEPFPVSRLLFWAIAFRLTGLVGGPFYEDDFYRYLWDAYRFAVAGTPYGTAPEEFFVDPAVPVLFQGVLDGVNYPELPTIYAPVTEVVFLIAYWIKPASVAVLQAILIAVDLAVVVLLLRLAPARNVLLYAWCPLVVKEIAFTAHPDGVGVGLLLAAIVVARDPIGASSPQTRGGSDDRPRSAERHHRWWISAALLGLAVAAKTFALVLAPLILLRARLRHWLLFVATAAAVYVPFVVMGGTDLTSLLTFARDWEFNSAVFALLKTALAPSGARVVVALLFAAFWAAYVLRYTRGRERGIPRGDWLFGVLLVLSPVINPWYLLWLLPFAVVFPSVWAWTASVAILLSYITGLNLPDYTLQPYEQPLWVRGLEFGLISLALAADIALRRRGEIRREEP; from the coding sequence TTGGCTGAGTCTGCGACGGTGCCGTCGCGGCGGTCGCTGACGTACGTCGACGGGGTCGGTCTCTGGTGCGCGCTGGGCTACGCGGCCCTGGCGCTGCTCGCGCGTCAGCCCGGCGAGCCCGACCTGCGGGCGTTCTTGGTCCTGGCCGCGTGGACGGGCCTGCCGGCCTTCGGCCTTTTCTTTCACTTTCATAGGGCGGGGGAACCGTTTCCCGTCTCCCGCCTGCTGTTCTGGGCCATCGCCTTTCGCCTCACCGGGCTCGTCGGCGGTCCGTTCTACGAGGACGACTTCTACCGCTACCTGTGGGACGCCTACCGCTTCGCGGTTGCCGGTACCCCCTACGGCACCGCGCCGGAGGAGTTCTTCGTCGACCCGGCGGTGCCGGTGCTGTTCCAGGGCGTCCTGGACGGCGTGAACTACCCGGAGCTGCCGACCATCTATGCGCCGGTCACGGAGGTCGTCTTTCTCATCGCGTACTGGATCAAGCCGGCGAGCGTCGCCGTGCTGCAGGCGATCCTGATCGCCGTCGATCTGGCTGTCGTCGTCCTCCTGCTCCGGCTGGCGCCCGCTCGCAACGTGCTCCTCTACGCGTGGTGCCCGCTGGTGGTCAAGGAAATCGCCTTCACGGCGCATCCGGACGGCGTCGGCGTCGGCTTGCTGCTGGCCGCTATCGTTGTTGCCCGCGACCCGATTGGCGCGTCCTCGCCGCAGACGCGAGGGGGTTCCGACGACCGGCCGCGGTCCGCGGAACGGCACCACCGCTGGTGGATCTCCGCCGCGCTTCTCGGCTTGGCCGTAGCGGCCAAGACGTTCGCTCTGGTGCTGGCGCCCCTCATCCTGCTGCGCGCCCGGCTCCGGCATTGGCTCCTCTTCGTGGCCACGGCGGCAGCGGTCTACGTGCCGTTCGTGGTCATGGGAGGTACTGATCTCACCTCGCTTCTGACCTTTGCGCGGGACTGGGAGTTCAACTCGGCGGTGTTCGCGTTGCTCAAGACGGCGCTTGCGCCGTCCGGGGCGCGGGTCGTGGTCGCGCTGCTCTTCGCCGCCTTCTGGGCCGCTTACGTCCTTCGCTACACCCGCGGCAGGGAACGCGGAATCCCCCGCGGCGACTGGCTGTTCGGTGTACTGCTGGTGCTGTCGCCGGTGATCAATCCCTGGTACCTGCTCTGGCTCCTGCCCTTCGCGGTAGTCTTTCCGAGCGTCTGGGCGTGGACGGCATCGGTAGCGATCCTGCTCAGCTACATCACCGGGCTCAATCTGCCCGACTACACGTTGCAACCATACGAACAGCCGCTCTGGGTCCGTGGACTGGAGTTCGGCTTGATCAGCCTGGCACTGGCCGCCGACATCGCGCTGCGCCGGCGGGGCGAGATACGAAGGGAAGAGCCATGA